The following nucleotide sequence is from Bradyrhizobium roseum.
AAAATAGGAAACAATCCGCTTCGAGCGTGTTGATGTCGCGCTCACGCCGGGTGACAACCGGCCATAACGGAGATGATGGACGCGGCAATTTTGCCGGCTTCTTGTCGCGACATCAACGCATCGGTACGCGCTGACATCTAACCCGTTCTCGGCGTGAGCGCCTTCGGCAGGCGTTATCGGTCAGGGGTGGAGGATTCGTCAGATACCGAGTTCCTTGCGAACCGCCGCGGCCGAATTTCCAACCTTGTCCACCGCCCGCTGCAGTTCATTCCTGGAAACGCCGAGAGCCTTCAGCCAGTACTTGACCTCGAAATCCTCGCTGATGTTGATCTTGCTGCGATCCGGCGGATTTCTCTTCGTGAGATTATCCATACTTGAGTCCCTCCCTGGCGGGAGGAGAACGTCATCGTAATCGACCGGTTCCTGTGATGCGCCTGGTCTCATGAAGCGCTTTCGACGAACAATCACCGCGGCCGGCGTAGGTCGCCTCGGGGCGCGTAAGCTAGTATCGGCCGCGGGGCGAATTCGTATGTTGAACCGGAACAGAGTGAAAATCAGTCGGTTAGCCATGGGCGTGCCGGCCCAAGCGGGCCAATCAGAAGTCCGTTGTCATTGAGGCTGACATGGCCAATGCCAAATTCGAACGTGCTCGTGCGCGGGCGCGACTTGCGCTGATTGCGCCGGCGGTCGACGACGTCACCGCTGCCTATTTCGACAG
It contains:
- a CDS encoding DUF3606 domain-containing protein, with the translated sequence MDNLTKRNPPDRSKINISEDFEVKYWLKALGVSRNELQRAVDKVGNSAAAVRKELGI